A region from the Triticum aestivum cultivar Chinese Spring chromosome 3D, IWGSC CS RefSeq v2.1, whole genome shotgun sequence genome encodes:
- the LOC123074281 gene encoding cytokinin dehydrogenase 2, whose translation MIMAALFVLGCFLQTVQGARADADALAWTPASPFRDELRDLGVAALIRDDAEATALASTDFGNVTVAPAAAVLYPSCPADIAALLRASCARSSPFPVSARGRGHSVRGQAAATDGVVVDMPSLGRLGGGSTASRLSVSVEGQYIDAGGEQLWVDVLHAALAHGLTPRSWTDYLHLTVGGTLSNAGISGQAFRYGPQISNVQELDVITGLGEMVTCSKGRNSDLFDAVLGGLGQFGVITRARIPLVPAPTRARWVRLLYTGAASLTGDQEQLIDVERANALSGLMDYVEGTVLADKGLIGSWRSPSPSSSSFCSEPDAAARVAKLAEEAGGVLYCLEGALYYGGTAGGEPDVEKRLETLLRELRYERGFASVHDVSYVEFLDRVRDGELKLRAAGQWDVPHPWLILFLPRSRVLDFAAGVFHGILRRGVTGAKGPILVYPMNRNRWDSDLSAVFPEEEEMFYTVGILRPAVSDGDLGRLEEQNDEILRFCEEARIRCVEYLSYYPDQAGWEKKHFGPAKWARFVERKRKYDPKAILSRGQRIFASSLA comes from the exons ATGATCATGGCTGCCCTCTTCGTGCTCGGCTGCTTCCTGCAGACCGTCCAGGGCGCACGGGCTGACGCCGACGCGCTCGCGTGGACGCCGGCCTCCCCTTTCCGCGACGAGCTCCGCGACCTCGGCGTCGCCGCGCTGATCCGCGACGACGCCGAGGCCACCGCGCTCGCGTCCACTGACTTCGGCAACGTGACGGTCGCGCCGGCGGCGGCCGTGCTCTATCCGTCGTGCCCCGCAGACATTGCCGCGCTGCTGCGCGCCTCGTGCGCGCGCTCGTCCCCGTTCCCGGTGTCCGCCCGGGGACGCGGCCACTCCGTACGTGGCCAGGCGGCCGCGACCGACGGCGTCGTCGTCGACATGCCGTCGCTCGGACGCCTCGGCGGAGGCTCCACTGCGTCCCGCCTCTCCGTGTCGGTTGAAGGCCAGTACATAGACGCCGGCGGCGAACAGCTCTGGGTGGACGTGCTGCACGCCGCCCTCGCGCACGGCCTAACGCCGCGTTCGTGGACCGACTACCTCCACCTCACCGTCGGCGGCACGCTCTCCAACGCCGGCATCAGCGGCCAGGCCTTCCGCTACGGCCCCCAGATTTCCAACGTCCAAGAACTGGACGTCATCACCG GGCTCGGAGAGATGGTGACGTGTTCGAAGGGGAGGAACTCCGACCTATTCGACGCCGTGCTGGGCGGGCTTGGGCAGTTCGGCGTCATAACGCGAGCGCGCATACCGCTCGTGCCCGCGCCGACGAGGGCGCGCTGGGTGCGCCTCCTGTACACGGGCGCCGCCTCACTCACCGGCGACCAGGAGCAGCTCATAGACGTCGAGCGTGCCAACGCGCTGTCCGGGCTCATGGACTACGTCGAGGGCACGGTCCTCGCGGACAAGGGCCTGATCGGGAGCTggcgctcgccgtcgccgtcgtcatcgtccTTCTGCTCGGAGCCCGACGCCGCAGCGCGCGTCGCCAAGCTCGCCGAGGAGGCAGGCGGCGTCCTCTACTGCCTTGAGGGAGCGCTATACTACGGCGGAACGGCCGGCGGCGAGCCTGACGTCGAAAAG AGGCTGGAGACGCTACTGCGTGAGCTGCGGTACGAGCGGGGCTTCGCGTCCGTGCATGACGTGTCTTACGTGGAGTTCCTGGACCGCGTGCGCGACGGCGAGCTCAAGCTCCGCGCCGCCGGTCAATGGGACGTGCCGCACCCCTGGCTCATTCTCTTCCTCCCGCGCTCCCGCGTCCTGGACTTCGCCGCCGGCGTCTTCCATGGCATCCTCCGCCGCGGCGTCACCGGCGCCAAGGGACCCATCCTCGTCTACCCCATGAACCGGAACAGGTGGGACAGCGACTTGTCGGCGGTGTTCCCGGAGGAGGAAGAGATGTTCTACACGGTGGGAATCCTCCGGCCGGCCGTGTCCGACGGCGACCTTGGGCGCCTGGAGGAGCAGAACGACGAGATCTTACGGTTCTGCGAGGAGGCCAGGATACGGTGCGTGGAGTACCTGTCGTACTACCCCGACCAGGCCGGGTGGGAGAAGAAGCACTTTGGTCCGGCCAAGTGGGCCAGGTTCGTGGAGCGGAAGAGGAAGTATGATCCCAAGGCGATCCTGTCCCGTGGCCAGAGAATTTTCGCATCCTCGCTGGCTTGA